In Terriglobia bacterium, the sequence GTGCAGCGAAAATCGTCGCATGGCCGGCGGCGGGAGTGTTACTCTCGCGCGCATACTCAGGAGGGTGCGATGGCATCGCGTCCGGATCGGCATCATTACTTCATGGGAATTGCGTTGGCGGTTCGTCAGCGCGCGGACTGCACGGGGCAGAAGGTTGGAGCGGTGATCGTGGTGGATCGGCGGATTGTTTCGACCGGCTACAACGGGACGCCGAGCGGAATGCAGAATTGTTCCGACGGGGGCTGCCACCGGTGCGCGAATCGCGACAAGAAGTACGCTTCGGGTACCGCGTACGATCTCTGCATCTGCGTTCACGCGGAACAGAACGCAATTTTGGCGGCGGCGAGGTTCGGCATCAGCATACAGGGCGCGGTGATGTATACGACGACGGAGCCGTGCTTTGGGTGCCTGAAGGAGATGCTGCAGGCGGGGATTTCCGAGGTGTACTACCTACATCCGTGGAGTTCGCCTCGGGATGAAAACCAGCAGCGGCAGTACCAGTCGCTGCAGAACGCGATTGAGCACGGAGTTCACCAACTGAACATGCCTGACGATCGGGAAGCGTGGGCGAAGGGCGCGTCGGCTGCAGTGGGATCGGCGGATTCTCACGGGATGCAGACACCGTAAAGGTGGGCTGTGGCTCCGCAATCGAGCGCCGGCGATGAAAGAGAAACAGACTCACATTTGCGAACAACGCGCAGACGTGGGGACCTTCATCGATTCTCACGGGATGCAAAAGGAAACCGCTCCTGCGGTTTAGACAGGAGCGGTCACGTATAGCAGCCGGATCTATAAGCCGAATTCTGTCCGCGGCTTGCGCCGTGGGGCGATCATTCCTCTTGGCCAGCCATTACTGGCTGGCTCCAGCGACCTACCCGAAGGTTTGACGTGCCGAGCCGGCGCGTGCACCCGAAGGCGCTTCCTCCCTATTTGGTCTTGCTCCGTGTGGGGTTTGCCATGCCCCGGACATTACTGCCCGGGCGGTGCGCTCTTACCGCACCTTTTCACCCTTACCTCGTCGAAACGAGGCGGTATATTCTCTGTGGCACTTTCCGTCAGTTGCCCTTGACGGCAACCGCCCGGACGTTATCCGGCACACTGCTCTGCGGAGTTCGGACTTTCCTCTCCCGCTTCCGTGCGGCCTGGCAGAACCAGCGTAAACGGGACGGCAGCGATCACCCGATCCAGCGGCTAACAATGAATATTATAGCGAATTGGCTGCCCGGCGGATGGCGGTCGAGACCTGCACTTCCAGCCGATACTGTTCCGCCGCTTCGGTTTCTCGGCCCTGGGCATGCAAGGCCTTGGCGAGAGCTCCGTGATAGCCGACGGTCTGGGGTGCCAATGTCGTGGCGATGCGATACCAGCGTTCGGCTTCGGCGTAGTCCTTTTCTTTCATGGCAAGGTTGCCGACCTTCGAGGCACAGATCGGCTTGAGATTGCCGAAAGAATCCGCGGTGAAAGCTCGCTCATAGCCGGACTTGGCCTTGGTCAGATCGTCTCGCCTCTCGGCCAGGGCGGCTTGCGAATACAGGAGATAAGCAGAGGCCGGGTGCGCGTTGAGACCTTCCGTGATTATCTCTTCGGCAGCCGGAAGATTGCCGGCGAGGGCATACTCGTCCGCGAGAACTACCTTGGGACGTACTGAGTTGGGTGCGATGACGCTGGCGCGCTGCCAGAGCGAGAGATTATCCACCCAGAAGCCGGTTTCGTGCCAGGT encodes:
- a CDS encoding dCMP deaminase family protein, with translation MASRPDRHHYFMGIALAVRQRADCTGQKVGAVIVVDRRIVSTGYNGTPSGMQNCSDGGCHRCANRDKKYASGTAYDLCICVHAEQNAILAAARFGISIQGAVMYTTTEPCFGCLKEMLQAGISEVYYLHPWSSPRDENQQRQYQSLQNAIEHGVHQLNMPDDREAWAKGASAAVGSADSHGMQTP